The Microlunatus soli genome contains the following window.
TGCTGGTCCATCTGCCCGCCTGGCACGGTGTGCACAGCGGAACCAAGACCGAGACCGACTTCTGGCGGCTGAACGTCGACGGCACGTTCTGGGCTTTGCAGGCCGCTCGGGCCAACGGCATCCGACGTTGCGTGTTCCTGTCCTCGCAGTCCTGGCACGGACACTACGAGAAGTACGGATTCACCAAGCGGATCGGCGAGGAACTGCTGGCCTATCACCACGCCCGACACGGATTGTCCTACGTCGCCGTCCGGCCGCACGATTTCACGCCCTGGTCGGAGAACTGGCCGCAGCGCTACGGCGTCCGACTACTGCACGGCGGCGTCGATCGCGACGACGTGCTCGACGCCGTGCTCGCAGCGATCGATCACGTGCAGCAGACCGACGACGCGGAACTGGTGTTGGATGCGACCCGCCCGAACGTCTTCACCGCTGATCAGTTGCAGGGCTGGGAACACGATCCGGCAGGAACGCTGGAGCCGATCTTCCCCGGCGCTGCCGAGGCCGTCCAGCGCTATCGGTTGGACATCTCCCAACGGCCGACGGTGGCTCCGGACGCCGGCCGGGCCGAGACCGGGTATGCGCCGTCGCGACATTTCGGCAGCTTTCTGGAACGGCTGATGGCGCTGCAGCCGGACGAGGCGCGAGACCTGACCTGTCCGTACTGATCAAAGCCCGTCCATATTGATCAACTGCTGACGGTCCGCTGACGGTGGGGCCTTAGGTTCACCTCCATGGACACTGCATCTCCTGCAACGGCACCGCGCAGTCTCGGTGCCGAGGGTTCGCCGGTCAGCGCCATCGGGTTCGGGTGCTGGGCCATCGGTGGACCCCACTGGCGCAACGGCGACCCGATCGGCTGGGGCGAGGTGGACGACGACGAGTCGATCGCTGCCGTCCGGGCCGCGCTGGACGCCGGCATCACCTTCTTCGACACCGCCGACGTGTACGGCTGCGGTCACAGCGAACGGGTGCTGGCTCGCGCCCTGAAGGGTCATCGCGACGAGGTCGTGATCGCCACCAAGTTCGGCTACACCTACGACGAGGAACGCCGCGAGTCGCCGGGCACCGACGCCTCCCCCGACTACATCCGGCGGGCGTGCGAGGCCAGCCTGCGCCGGCTCGACGCCGACGTCCTCGATCTCTACCAGTTCCACCTCGGCGGCGAGGATCTGAGCAGTGCCGCTGCGGTCCGGGACACCCTGGAGGACCTGGTGAGCGAGGGCAAGATCAAGGCGTACGGCTGGAGCACCGACGACCCGGAGCGGGCCGCGTTCTTCGCTGAAGGCGAGCACTGCAAGGCGATCCAGCAGGCCTTCAACGTGCTCGGCGGCAACGAGGACACCTTGGCTGTCGCCGAACGGGACGGGCTGGCCAGCATCGTCCGGGGCCCGTTGGGGATGGGCCTGCTGACCGGCCGGATGGATCGCGACACCACGTTCAGCGACTCCGATGTCCGGCGCGGCTGGGACTTCTCCGGATCCCACGGTGATCAACTCGGCAAGCTGGAACGGATCCGGGACATCCTGACCGCCGACGGGCGGACGCTGGCTCAGGGCTCGCTGGGCTGGCTGTTGGCACGCAGCCCAGCCTTCGTCCCGATCCCGGGCATCCGCACCGTCGCCCAGGCCGAGGAGAACGCCGGCGTGCTCGCCGTCGGACCGCTGAGCAGTGATCAACTGGCCGAGATCGACACCGTCCTGCAGGCCGCCGACTGAACAGTGGCCGACTGATCAGCGGTAGACGTCCTCGTGTTCCTTGACGTAGTCGACGACAGAGTCAAGATCGCCGGTACGAACGGCCGCGGCCCACTCCGGGTTGCCGAGCAGCGGCCGTCCGACCGCGGCGAGGTCGAACTCGCCGGCTGCCAGTCGGTCGGCGAGGGCGGCCAAGGAGTGCGGGTCTGTCGCGTCGCCGCGCAGAGCATCCCGGGTCAGGCCGACCGAGCCGACCGTGATCGCGGGGAGCCCGGTGAGCTTCTTCGTCCAGCCGGCCAGATTGAGCGGCGAACCAGCGAACGCCGGCTCGGCGAAGCGCCGCTGCGAGGCGTGGAACAAGGAGGCGCCGGCCCGTACCAGCGGAGTCAGCAGCTCCGCCAACTCCGCCGGAGTGTCGGCCAGCCGGGCGGTGAAGGCAAGTTCTTTGAACTGGGAGTAGCGGACGCCGATCGGGAAGTCCGGTGAGGTGGTGCTGCGGATCTCGGCGATGATCTCGGCCACCAACCGGGAACGGTTCGCCGGGCTGCCGCCGTACCGGTCACTCCGCCGGTTGGTCGCCGGCCAGAGGAACTCGTCCAGCAGATAGCCGTGTGCGGCGTGGATCTCGACACCGTCGAAGCCGATCTCGTACGCGAGCCGGCCGGCCTCGCCGAACGCGGCCAGGATGCGGTCGATCTCGGCCATGGTCATTGCGTGCGAGTTCGGAGTCCCGTGTTCGTCGATACCCGACGGCGTCCAGGCCGACTGCCCGTCCACCGGGTCCCGGCGGCTGCCGACGTGCCAGAGCTGGGAGAAGATCGCTGCGCCTTCGGCATGGACGCCGCGGACGACGGATTCCCAGCCCGCCGCAGCGGCGCGCTTCATCCGAGGGATGTCGGTCTCGTGGCCGGCGCTGGGATGGTCGACGAGGGTGCCTTCGGTCACGATCAGGCCGATGCCACCGGCGGCCCGGCGCCGGTAGTAGCCGGCGTTCTCGGCGGTCGGCACACCGTACGGCGAATGCGACCGGGTCATCGGTGCCATCACCAAAGCGTTCGGCAGCCGCAGTCCGGCGATCGTCCTCGGCGTGAAGAGGCCGGTCAGCGGACCCGCGACCGGTGGTGTTGTCGTCGTCATACGAGTACGCTAAAACCTGACATTGACGTCAGGGGCAAGTCTTTTCGGGGACGAATTCTCGGAGGTGTCGGATGCGGATCGGCGAGCTGGCCACGGCCACCGGCGCGAGCGTTCGGTCGCTGCGCTACTACGAGGAGCAGGGCCTGCTGCGCAGCGAACGCAGCGCCAGCGGTCAACGCCATTTCCCGGATTCCGCCGTCGACCGGGTCGATCTGATCAAGGCGCTGCTGCAGGCAGGGCTGTCCAGCACCACGATCGCCGACGTGCTGCCCTGCATCTCCGACGAGTCGATTCGCACCCCCTGGCTGGAGCAGCGGCTGCAGCAGGAGTTGCAGCGGGTCGACGAACAGCTCGCAGCCCTGCAGACCACCCGCGGTGTGCTGTCCGACGTGGTCGCCCGCTACCGGGTCTGAACCGGTAACAGCGCTCAGTCGGTGGTCGGTGCCGCGCCGAGGCGGAACAGCACCTCGCCGGCGTTGTCCACCACCAGGGTGTCGGGATCCCGCCGGGCCGCGTCGATGTCCAGCGTTGCCGGGTCGGTGTAGTTCAACGCGTGCGCGCGGGTCTCGTCCTCGCTGATGCCGGTCGCCAGGGTCACCGTGACCCGGTCCCGTTCACCGCCCTCGGGAGTCCAGGTGCCGGCACCGCGCAGATGCGTGGAGTGTGCCAGCACCCCCCACGGATGATCTTTGAACCGATCCCACTGCTTGGCGAAGTAGTCCCGGCAGTGGTAGCCGATCTTGGCGATCTCGGCGCCGTGGGTATGGCTGACCACCGACAGGTGCGGGGCATAGATGATCACCTCGCCGCCGTCGGCGACCACCGGCTCGACCTTGTACATCCCCTTGGCGGCGGTCCAGATCTCGTCGTACCGATCGGGAATGATCGAGATCACCCGTCGTACGGGCCGTTGCAGGTAACGGATGTGAGTGTTGGCCGACAATGCTGCCGCCGCCTCCCAGGCCGCCGTGACGTCACCGACGGCGACCCCGTGCAGGTCGTGGGTGCCCGACTGGACGACCACGCAACAGGCCAGCAGATTCGAGTCGATCTTGCTGGCCGCCTCGTTGATCATCGCCCGGACCGGGGTGACACCGAGGGTGCCGATGATCTCCACACTGCTGATCAGGGCACCGAGCCAGTGCGACGCGTCGATCATCTGCTGACCGGACACGCCGGGGAAGAGATACTTCGTGCCGCCGGAGAAGCCGACCACCTCGTGCGGGAAGACCGGGCCGACGATCAGCACGTCGTCAGCCTCGACGACGGCCTTGTTCACCGTGACATCGACGTCGAGGCTGAGTCGCCCCTCCGACAGCTCCTCGACCCGGGACGCTCCGATGGTGCCGATGCTGGTCAGCTCGCTGGGCCGCCACCATTCGTGATTGGCGATCTCGGCCCGCGGATAACGGGAGGCCAACTCACCGGGGCCGACCTCGAACATCTTCTCCAGCTGCTGCTGTGACATCTCCGGATGGGTGCCGAGCGCGACCAGCACCCGCAGCCGCGACACCTGCGATGCGAGGGCGGCGTAGACGGTGTCCATCAACAGCTGCAGCGGACAGGACCGGGTGCTGTCCGGGACGATCACCACCACGTCGCGGCCCTCGAAGTCCCGCCCGGCCAGCTGTTCGGTGATGAAATCGCGGACCTGGTCGGTGCTGAGCGCCCGGTCCAGCGAACCGATCGATGCTGCCTGCGGTGTGGTCGTCACGTCTCTCACTGTACGGCGTGGGCAGCCGGGCACGGCGCGCGGATCAGGGCCGGTCGGGGCTGATGAGTCGCGGGCTACGGCCTGCGGCTGTCACGCTGGGCCGGTGAACGGCATCATCGACGAACTCCGCAGCAGGAGTCTGATTCCCGGCGATCCGATCGGTTCCGGGATGGAGGGCGAGGTCTTCGCCGTGCAGCAACGTCCGGATCTGGTGATCAAGATCTGGCGGCGGCGCGATCCGGCCGACCTGGAACGACTGCGGTTGTTCACCTCGGGTCTGTCCTCGGCAGGCCTCGCGATCGCCTTCCCCCAGGTCCAGCAGATCGTCATGGCCACCGACGGTGTGGCGACCGTGGAATCGGCGGTTCCGGGAGTCCCCCTCGGCTCCGGTGGCCCGCGCCCCGTGGTCACCGAGGCGCAAGCGGATGTCCTGATGGACGCGCTGATGGCTCTGGCCGACGTCCAGCCACGCGCTGAGCTGGCCCTGCTGCCGCCGTTGCCGGGGGAGCAACCGTTTGATCCCGAGGCCGGATTCGGCGCATCACTCGCCGATCTGATCGCCCGCCGGCACCGGGCCCACGCCGACGTGCTGACGGCGCATCAGCCCGACGTCGGCAGGCTGGTCGGCGCGACGGCCGAGGCCGTTCGGTCGATCGAACCTGCGATGCAGGCGTTGATCCACGGCGACCTGGTGCCGTCGAATCTGATGATCGTCGAGTCGGCTCACGACGGTGCGCCGCGCTTGTCCGGTGTGCTCGATTTCGGATTCCTCACGGTGGTGGGCGACCCGGCCTTCGATGCCGCCGTTACGTCCTCGATCTTCGACATGTACGGCGAGAACGCTCGCCGTTCCGAAGCCATCCTGGACGAACACATCGCCGACCGGTTCCGGTACCCGTCGACGACGCTGGCGATCTATCGCGCAGCCTGGGCGATCATCACGGCCAACGCCTTCGGTGCCGACGGTGCCGACGGCCACTTCGCGTGGTGCATCGCCATGCTGAACCGTCCAGAGGTGCGATCGGCTCTCGGAGTGCGGTGATCGTGCCCGCCTCGATCATGCCAGAGTCGATCATGCCCGAGGCGATCTTCGGCGGGTGATCATCGGCGACAGCAGATCAGCTCGTGGTCCAGCCGATGCTGTCCAGGAAGTGCTCGGCGCCCGTCGCCAGCTTGCCCAGTCCGGCAGCGGATCGCGCCAGGTCATCGACCATCAGTCCGTGGTCGGCATCGGGGATCTCGACCACCCGATCGGACAGCTGAAACGCTTGGTCGGCGTCCCAGACCGGGTCGGCCGATCCGCCGACGATCAACCGTGGTGCGGCGCAGTCCTTGATGCCGTCGACCACATCCTGGCTGATCAACACCGGCGTCACCCAGATCGCCGGCAGCCCGTAGCGCGCCACCAACGGGGCCGCATAGCTGCCCAGCGACTTCCCGATCACCACCGTCGACGCGGGGTCGCAGTCCTTCAACACCGGCGCGACCTGGGTCGACACCCAGCGGGCGATCTTGTCGAGCTTGATGGTGTCGAGTTCCTCGAGACGCTTCCAGTCCAGAGCTCGAACCTCGGCACCGCGGCGCTGCGCGGCGAGCATCGGGAAGAACAGTTGCGGCACGTAGGCGCCATAGCTTCGCCCCGGCAGGATGACGGCGGTGCGTCGGCTCTCCATGACAAGATCATCGACCGTTGTCCCGATCAGCACAACCCACCGCACCGGTCGAAGGGGATCGTATTAGGTTGTGCGGGTGACTGACTCCAGCAATGACGCTTCCGCCGCGCGGCCGGAATCTTCGGTCGAGGAACGCTCGACACCGCAGGTCTCCGATGAGTTGACGTCCAGCACGCATCAATTGAAGATCGGAAGGCGCACCCTGCGCTACACCGCCCGGACCGGACGAGTCGTGCTGTGGGAGGAAACGATCAAGGATGACGTCTGGCAGGGCCGCAAGCCGCGTGCCCAGGTCAGCATCACCGCCTACACCGCCGACGAGACCGACCCACAGACCCGACCTGTGACGTTCGCATTCAACGGCGGCCCAGGCTCGTCCAGCGTCTGGCTGCACATGGGGCTGCTCGGACCGAAGCGGGTGATCATGGGCGACGCCGGCAACCTGCAGCCCCCGCCGTACGACGTCGCCGACAATCCGCAATCCTTGCTGGCGGTCAGCGATCTGGTCTTCATCGACCCGGTGTCGACGGGGCGCTCGCGGGTGGTCGAGGGCGAGAAGGCGCAGGACTTCCACGGATTCACCGCCGACATCGCCTCGGTAGGGGAGATCATCCGCCAGTGGGTGACGGCCAACGGGCGTTGGGGATCGCCGAAGTTCCTGGCCGGCGAGTCCTACGGCACCACCCGCGCCGCCGGGTTGGCCGAGCATCTGCAGGGCGAGCACGGTCTGTACCTCAACGGGCTGATGTTGATCTCGAGCGTGCTCGACTTCGGAACCGGCAACTTCGAACGCGGCGGCGACCGCGCCCATGCCCTCTATCTGCCGTTCTACGCCGCCACCGCGCACTACCACGGCAAGCACGGCCGCCGGACGTTGAAGAGCGTGCTGGCCGAAGCCGAGGCGTACGCGGCACGGGACTATCCGTACGTGTTGGCCCGCGGCAGCAGGCTGACCCCGGCCGAACGGGCCGAAGCGGTCGCGACGATCGCTCGGCTGACCGGGGTCTCGGAAGACTATGTCGATCGCGCCGACCTGCGGTTGGAACACTGGCGCTACTTCGGCGAACTCCGCCGTAGCGAGGGTTTGACGGTCGGCCGGCTGGACTCCCGTTTCACCGGTCCGGCGGCCAGCGGGATCGCCGAATCGATGGACGCCGACCCGTCGATGGACGCGATCATGGGGCCGTACGCCGCCGCGTTCCAGCACTACCTGTACAGCGATCTCGGGGTGCGGGACAGCAGCCAGTTCCATGTCTTCGGCAAGGGTGTGATCGAGAAGTGGAGCTACAAGGAGTTCGAGAATGCTCCGGTGTATGTGATCGACAAGCTGTCCCGCGCGATGCGACAGAATCCGCATCTTGCCGTGCACTTCGGTTACGGCTACTACGACGGCGCAACGCCCTACTACGCGGCGGAGGATTCCGTTGCCCACTTGCAGATCCCGGCCTCGTTGCGGGACAACCTGGAGCACCACTACTACGAGGCCGGCCACATGATGTACGTGCACGAGGAGAGTCGGCTGCAGCAGAGTCAGCAGCTGGCCGACTTCGTCCGGCGCCGGAGCAACCGCTGACGGCCGCGTGGACCCACACCGTCGCACCGTTTGCCTACCGTCGCACCCCGCACACGCGGTGCGAAGGTACGCAAGCAGTGCGGCGGGGCTGGGGCCGGCGGCAGGGCGCGGATCAGTCGGCGGGGCGGCGGCGTTTGAAGTACACGGCCGACTCTTCGTATCCGATGGCCCGATAGAAGTCGCCGGCCCGCCGGGTCGCCAACGAGATGTGTCGAGCGTCGTGCTCGGCGAACGCCCAGTGTTCGTACGCCACGACCAGTTGTCGACCGATGCCGGCGCCACGGATGGTCTCGTCGACGATCAACTCCTCGACCCAGCCGATCGGCCCGTTGGCGTGGAAGGCGGGATGCACCATCCCGTAGAGATATCCCTGCAACTGATCGCCATCGGCCGCGACCAGTAGGTGTCGCTCGGGATCGCTCAGGATCTGCTCCAGTGATCGCTGGAACGCTTGCCGCTGCGGGACCGCGGAGGTGGCCAGCTGGGTCGCAAGTCCGAAGAGCTGATCGGCATCCGCCGACCCGGCGGGACGGATCGCGGGAGACTGCATCGCAGACGACATGGCCCCCAGTTGATCACAGCCGGTCCGGCGGTCGCCGTGCGAGGCCGGGGGTGAGGGCCAGATTGACGGCGGCCAGCATCCCGATGATCATCACGGCCAGCAACACCGCCGTCAGCGGCAGGATGTCGACGGCGGCCCCGACCAGCAGCGGACCGACGGTCATCCCGACCTGACCGAGTCCGCTGCTCAGCCCGAAGACGTGAGCCTGCTGGTCGGCGGGCACCCGTTCGTATGGTGAAGACGGCGCCGACGTCGATGATCTTGTCCTGACGATCCGCGCGATCACCGCGGCTCGCTGAAGATGATCTTGGATCGACGCCCGGTGAAGATCCCTGGAGTTGGTCGACCGTGTCCTGAGCTTGTCGACCGTGCCTGAGCTTGTCGAACGGGCAGCTGGAGGCGATCCTCCGGCAGGCTCAGCACTCCGGCGTCGTGGCATTGATAGCGTTCCGCAGGTGAATCACGAGACCGCCACCCAGCCGAGTGTCGCCGGCTGGCGCAACGCGGTGCTGATCTCGTTCGCACTCGGTGGACTGACCATGGCGACCTGGGGGCCGCGACTGCCGAGCCTGCGAGCCGCGTTGGGGCTGGACAATGCCGGTATCGGGCTGGTGCTGGCCGGCGTCACGGTCGGCTCCATTGCGGGACTGGTCGCGTCGTCGGCTTTGCTGTCCTGGTTGGGTTCTCGGGCGGCAATCCGATCCGTGTCGTGGCTGATCGCGGCCGGGGTTGCCGTCATCGGCGTCGGCGCGGGCCTGCTGCACAGCGTACCGATCGTCACGATCGCGTTCGTGCTGCTCGGCTTCGGCATCGGCTCGTTGGACGTGATGATCAATGTCGACGGTGCGGCCGTCGAACGAGCCGCCGGCCGGACCCTGATGCCGCTGATGCATGCCGGTTGGTCGGCCGGGTCGGTGGCCGGTGCCGGGTTGGGCGCGGCCTGTGCCGCTCTCGGTATCGACTTCGTCTGGCAGTTCCTCGGCGAGGCCGTGATCATCGTCGGCGTCGCCACCGTCGCCAGTCGCTGGTTGCCGGTCCGACTCGACGAGGACACCGACCGCGGCAAGCCGCCGGTCGCTGACCGGATCCGCAGTTGGCTGCGCGGTTGGGCCGACTGGCGGCTGCTGCTGATCGGCCTGGTGATGTTGGGCGTCGAGCTCGGAGAAGGATCGGCCAACAACTGGCTGACCCTGGCCGTCCGCGACGGGCACGGCAAGTCAGACGCGATCGCCGCGACCTTCTTCACCGTTTTCGCCATCGGGGAGACGACCGCCCGGGTCGTCGGTGGCCCGCTGGTGGACCGGATCGGTCGGGTCGCTGCCGTCCGGTCGACCACCGCGCTCGGCGTTGTCGGAGTGGTGTTGTTCATCCTCACCGACGCCTCGCCGTTGATCTTGGTCGGCATCGTGCTGTGGTCGGTCGGGGTGTCGATGGGCTTCCCGTTGGGGATGTCGGCCGCGGCCGACAGCGGCCCGAACCCGGCCGCCCGGGTCAGTGTTGTCGCCTCGATCGGCTACCTCGCCAATCTCGCCGGCCCGCCAGCGGTCGGCGTCCTGTCCGGTTCGGTCGGGCTGCTCAACGCCCTCTGGCTGATCGTCATCCTGTTGGCCGTCGGCTTCGTCGCCGCCGGGGTGATGCGGCCGAGTTGATGCGGATGGGGGTCGAGCCGGCCGGATCGAGTCAACACCTGACCGGCGGTCTCGGACTCGTCACCCGGACAGGGCCTCGCGAACGAAGTCGGCCTTGCGGGCGGTGTACTCGCCCCAGTTGTCGGTGTCTGCCGCGATGGCTAGTTTGAGAGCCTGATACCGCGCGGCGAGGGCAGGGTCCGACCGGAGCCGGTCACGGAACAGCAGACGCCGGTGCCACTCACGACCGTCGAGATCCACTACGTGGATGATCACCTGGCGGCATGCGACGTCGGGCCAGCAGAGCCACGCGTGCCGGTCTCGTTCCCCTTCCAGGACGTACCCGTTCGTGGTGAGGGTCTCGACCATGCCGCTGTGGGCCGGTGGGGCGGTGCCGACCAGGATGTCCACGACGTCCTTGCTGGCGATCCCGCCGATCGCGGTCGAGCCGATGTGCTCGATCCGCGCGTCTGGCGCAGCCGTGGAGATCCGGGTCGTGTGCTCGCCGAACCGAAGATTCCAATCGGCCGGCCGCGGTGCCACCAGGATCACGGCCGACACAGTAGCTTCCCAGGGTCTTGCGGGAGTCCCACACGCTCGCCTCGTTGGGGAAACTTGTGCTGGGAGTATCCAGCAGCAGTTTCCCCAACGTGACTGCCCAGGCGAGATCGTGGTCACTCGGAGCTCTGCCGCTGCGGATCGGTCCCGGGTGGTGTTGCCGGTCAGCGACTCACCGGTTCGCCCGTGCGGTCGAGACGGCGGACCTCGAAATGGAAGCAGCCGTACTCCACGGCGCGGACGTGGACCAGGGCCACCTCGGGATCGGAGAACGCGGCATCGAGCGCCTCATCGATCGATGCGGTCGGGTCCGCTCCGATCTCGACCAGTTGACCGCCGACGATGTGACCGTTCGCGTCGTAGCGACGGATCGCCCGCAGCGCACCGGTCCGGGCATGCGGGTAGCCATCCAGGTCCCGTGGGCCGGCGCACTCGTCGGTGTGGATGAAGACCGGTCCGGCCTCGTCGTAGCCGCCCGGATCGGCTCCGGTGGCTGCCGCCCAGCGGCGGAGCGGGGCGTAGGAGACCAGCGCAACCCGCTCGCCGGACCGGATCCCGCGCAGACAGCAGCGCAACGGGCTGCCGACGCTGTCGATCGGGGCGTCGGCCGCCCCGGCGACGAAGGGGCGCAGCGGCCGGCCGGAGTCGTCGGTTCGACGCAACTGCCGGAGCGCGGCGGCGGGGATCGCGCGGGCGAGGTATCTGGTCGTCGTGTCGGTGCCAGTGGCAGCTGTGCTGGTCATGCGACCGATCCTGGTCGTTGCGATCGGCGGTGTCTGGCAGCAATCGGACGTCACGTCGGTGGCGCGCCCGCCGATCTCCCGTGATTTGGGGGTGCCGAACGTTACGGTCGAGTGGTTCAGTGGAAGGGTCGTGTCCGCAGAGCCAGCCGGCTCGGGGGATGGGCTGCATGGATGGGGATGTCGTGATCGAGTTCGAGTCGGTGACCAAGCGCTATCGCGATGGGACCACCGCGGTTCAGGACCTGAGTCTGACGATTCCGTCCGACAAGATCACCGTCATCGTCGGGCCGTCCGGCTGCGGCAAGACCACGACGCTGCGGATGATCAACCGGATGCTGGAGCCGACCAGCGGTTCGATCTCCTGGGACGGCGCACCACTGAAGTCCAAGCGCAAGACCCAGCTCCGTCGACAGATGGGGTATGTGATCCAGAGCGGCGGCCTGTTCCCGCACCGGACCGTGATCGAAAACATCCAGACGGTGCCGACCCTGATCGGCTGGGACAAGACCAAGAACCGCAACCGGGCCTATGAACTGCTCGAGATGGTCGGCCTGGAACGCAAGCTCGCCCAGCGCTACCCGAGCCAGCTGTCCGGTGGCCAGCAGCAGCGGGTCGGAGTCGCTCGCGCGCTGGCCGCCGACCCGATCGTGATGTTGATGGACGAGCCGTTCTCGGCAGTCGATCCGGTGGTCCGAGCCGACCTGCACGAGCAATTCCTTCAACTGCAGAAGAAGATCGGCAAGACCATCGTGATGATCACCCA
Protein-coding sequences here:
- a CDS encoding DUF1203 domain-containing protein yields the protein MTSTAATGTDTTTRYLARAIPAAALRQLRRTDDSGRPLRPFVAGAADAPIDSVGSPLRCCLRGIRSGERVALVSYAPLRRWAAATGADPGGYDEAGPVFIHTDECAGPRDLDGYPHARTGALRAIRRYDANGHIVGGQLVEIGADPTASIDEALDAAFSDPEVALVHVRAVEYGCFHFEVRRLDRTGEPVSR